CCTTGTGGATAATATTTCGATAGCATTTCATTTATTTTAGTTTGTAAGTCCTCTAATTGTTTTCTTAAAATACCCTCTTGTTTCTGATATGTTCTAGATCTGAGTTCTAGCAACTCTTTTCTATCATTGAGTTCCTTTTCTACTGACGCTTTATCTGATTTAACTAATAAGTTACCTACAATTTTATATATAGCAGTTTCTGCAGTGAGATTGGCTAGTTCTTCTAAAACCCTATTTATCTCTCGTAATTCATTTTCTATTGCTGATTTCTCTAATAACAGCCTATCCAACTGATCTTTTAATTGTTGAAATTTAGCTAATTGAGCTTGAACTTCTGGAGGTAATTTTTCAGCCACCTTTCTCCACCTCTTCTAGTGACTTTAAAATTGTATAGATCCAAAGTATATAAGAGTTCATTATAGCCCTAGCCCTAGTAATTGAAGGGGCATTTATACTAATCTCTATAGGGTTTTTCCTAATTTTTACATATTTAGTATCTATTTTCTCAATTATTATAGAATTATATATTATATCCTCTAGCTCTTTTTTATTACTATCTGTATGGATTGAAATTTGTATTTGCATTTGTCTTTTCCGCTTCCATTACTACTCTTAAGAACTTAACGTTTTCCGTTGCCAATATAAACAAAAGTTCACATTCTTTATTTGAAATTTCTTCTAAATTAACGTAGATCTGGCATTTATTTGAAAAAGTGGTAAATAAGTTCATATCTATCAGAAAATCTCTAAGGAATATACAATTATTATTTCTTATGCAAACAGATTTGATATTTCCTACATTCCTTATCTTATTTAATGTAATCCTATAATCAAGAGGTAAGGATAAACCTGCTAATCTAAATATGTACTTTGTGGAAAAACTTTGAAGATCATAAACAAGCATTTTGTAAGGATTTCCCTTTTTTGCTAAAACCAAGACTACATATAACGCACCAAGACTAACAGCAATATTAAACAGTTCCCTTAGATTTTTCTTACCTCTATTAATCTTAATCGAATCAGGTAGCACAAATTGCAATGTATTTAAAAAATTCCTTACTCTAATACTAGGATCTCTAGACGAAGTTATAACTACTCTAGTACGGTATATATGCAAGTCCTGCCCACTTAGATCCGCATTTCTTGCAATACCATATCCCAGAGGCTAACCTAACGACTTTTCCAGTAGTTTTGCAGTAGGGGCATTGATGATCTTCGTATCTTCTTTCCATTATTTCTTTCCATTTTTTCCTTAATGTGGATCCATATCTGGCACCAAATCTTCCTGCAATACCAGTCACTTTGCCCATACGTAACACCTACCTCCTATACATTAGATATTTAGTTGCTTTTTAAGTTCTTCTAAAAGCTTAACTGCAGATGCTCTCGCTACATTTTCAGCTTGATCTATTTCTTGCAAAGCAATACTACCTTTTCCACTTTTCTGAATACCTACTATCCTTAGATCTGGTGTGTAAGAGAATGAAATTTTTGCATCCATTATAGTCTCTTCATCTAAATCTGGGTCGATTACTAGATATCTATCTATTTTTGCAACAGATACTGTGACTACTGGGAAATTCATCGGTAACTTGCCTATTATTTCGTTCTTGTTAACCTTAATTCCATTAGCGTCTTGCTCAACCTTATATAGCTTAGTATTGTATAGTGCTGCTACTGAAGCTAATGTACAAGCATCTAGAACATTTCCGCCATAATCTAGAACATAAACATCAAGCCAAACTGTCCAAACACTCTTTCCGGGCTCTATCGTAAGCTTCGTTAAATCTATAGCTTTGGAGTCTCTTAAGCTTCTATCTACTACTCTTGCTAACTCGATAGCATTTTCATCTGGAGGTCCAGGCTCGAATGTTTCATATGCTAATGGTAGAAGCTCCACATTTACTATAAGGTTTCCTTGATTAGGGGTATCCTCATAGGGTTTTTCTACTTCAATTTTAGTCCCAGCTAAAACCATAGTGTTTCCTAATTTAACTAATGCAGAACCATCAGCTTTTTTAGCATAGTCTAATATTATTGAAATCGATCTATAGTCAGTTAATTTTCTTCCATCTTGTCTAATGCCTTTCTCGAAAAGACTTACTATACTTTCTTTTTTAATTATTGGAATTATATTTTGATTAGATGGCGTTGAAGACAATCTTACACCCCTTCTTCTTTGAATTCAATATATCTACTTTTTAGTGCCTCTTTCTGTAGATTATATATAGTACTTATACCTTTCACAGCTAAATCAAAGGCTTGTCTAAATTCTTCTGGTGTCATATTACCATTTAGCTGTAATAGTGTTACTTGTCCCAAAGAAGGCATTATTGCAACTGGCATGTCTGCTTCTCCCCACATATCTTCTGGTTCATTTAAATCTAGAACTATAACTCCGTCTGCCTTGCCTACTGCTACTCCGGCTATTAGATCGCGCATTGGGATACCAGCATCAGCTAATGCCAAAGAAGCAGCCATTAACGAAACAAGTCTAGATCCTGCATCTGCTTGTAAAACCTCAGTGAAGATATCTATAGCAGTTCTTGGAAATAGTTCAACTAGAACCGCAGACTCTAAAGCTTCTCTTATGACCTTAGAAAGTTCGATTTCTCTCCGACTAGGTGCAGGATTCTTTCTTTCATCTGTTGAAAATGGCGTCATATGATATCTGACTCTTAAAACAGCTCTGTCTGGAAGAGATAAATGTCGAGGATGCATCTCCTTTGGCCCATAAACCGCTGCTATAACCTTTGTATTTCCCATTTCAAAAATCGCTGAACCATCGGCATTTTTAAGAACACCTAACTCTATCTTTATGCTTCTTAGTTCATCAGGCTTTCTGCCATCTAATCGTCTACCATCTTCAAGTATTAATTTTGGCCTCTCCACCTGAAGCACTTTTCTCACCTAATTTTTCCTCAATAAATTGTTTTATTCTATCTGTTAGGCCTTTTATATGTGACTCATTCTCAATTTTCCTAATAGCCTCAATTAGAATTTCCTCAGATAATCGAGAAGGACAATTCGCCCATATTCTGCCATTATTTGCAACTAACATGCTGCATCCGCTTTTTGAGGTTAAGGTCTCGTACATACTTTTATTCTTGCCTATAACGCGCGGGACCTTAACTGGCATTATCTCAATAACTGTACCATTACTTATACGACCTAAATCTTTACCTTTTACCGATAAAACTGGATCTACTGTTCTGTCGAAATTCTCAATTCGGGCTATTATGTAATCACCTACATCTAAATATCTTCTTAAATCCTCGCCAACATTAACAGGCCTACCTAAAAGGTTTAAAGCAGGCAAATAAGCCTTATATGGTGCTTTTATATCAACTACCCAACCATAAATCTCCACATCCTCTATTAATCCTATCACGATGTCGCCAATCTTAGGATAGTAAAACGAACCCTCTAATGGAATTATCTCAAATTGAGTATCCTTTACATCAAATAGACCAACTACTGTAGAATAGTATTTATTACTAACTTTTAGTATGTATGGGGACCAAGGAATCTGAAACTCTCCTTCGGCTACTAATTCCCCTGGTACCACTATCGATCTTGGCTGTAAAAGAATCTTTTGTTGCTGACTCATATTATCTCACTTGTAACACTCTAACTTCCACTTCTCCTTTTGTCAAATTATTTAACTTATCTATTACATCTTGTTGAGCACCTGCAGGTATTTCCAACTCCGCAATTAACGTACCATCCTCTAACCAATTTGACTTTTTAACCTCTCCTAAATTGTGTAATTGCGTCTTAACTTTTGAACTATATTCTGGTGGAACTTTAATGCTGAGCAACGCTCTAGCTATTTTGATCGGTATTATCTTCGAAATTTCCTTGACTATTTGCATAGCTTGAGCTTCTACATCTCGGTTCAAATCAATTTGAACCCTTGCTTGTTCCATCGCCATTTCTATCCTAGTAGGCGGTATTGGTAAATTTGTTTTAGGATCCACTGCATTTCTATGTATAAAATCTACTATCTGTTTCCTCTTACTTTCCAACATTTCTTTCCTTTGCTCAGCAGTAACCGGCAGTTCTCCTTTAATTAGAATTTCTTTGACTATTGTCTCAAAATCTGTAGTACCAAAGACTTTTTTAAGCGCAGCAGGAGAAGCTTTTAATCCTTTTTTAACATCCTTGTATATAGTATCAGATACTACTATATCTGAAAGACTAATGCTCTTCCCACTCCTAAAAGCTAATGCCTCTTTCGGCTTAACTAGGATTTCGAACCTCTCTCCATGCGATTCATACTTTACTATTACATAATCACGCTCCTTTGTCATGAAAAAAATCCACCTTATTATAACTTCTGCAGATACATATTTTTATCTTCACTGGTCATTTTTAGAAATATCCCAGTCTGAACTGAG
The nucleotide sequence above comes from Sulfolobus tengchongensis. Encoded proteins:
- a CDS encoding prefoldin subunit beta; this encodes MAEKLPPEVQAQLAKFQQLKDQLDRLLLEKSAIENELREINRVLEELANLTAETAIYKIVGNLLVKSDKASVEKELNDRKELLELRSRTYQKQEGILRKQLEDLQTKINEMLSKYYPQGGQTGIKA
- a CDS encoding KEOPS complex subunit Pcc1; the encoded protein is MQIQISIHTDSNKKELEDIIYNSIIIEKIDTKYVKIRKNPIEISINAPSITRARAIMNSYILWIYTILKSLEEVEKGG
- a CDS encoding ribosomal biogenesis protein, translating into MHIYRTRVVITSSRDPSIRVRNFLNTLQFVLPDSIKINRGKKNLRELFNIAVSLGALYVVLVLAKKGNPYKMLVYDLQSFSTKYIFRLAGLSLPLDYRITLNKIRNVGNIKSVCIRNNNCIFLRDFLIDMNLFTTFSNKCQIYVNLEEISNKECELLFILATENVKFLRVVMEAEKTNANTNFNPYR
- a CDS encoding 50S ribosomal protein L37ae, translating into MGKVTGIAGRFGARYGSTLRKKWKEIMERRYEDHQCPYCKTTGKVVRLASGIWYCKKCGSKWAGLAYIPY
- the rrp42 gene encoding exosome complex protein Rrp42, whose protein sequence is MSSTPSNQNIIPIIKKESIVSLFEKGIRQDGRKLTDYRSISIILDYAKKADGSALVKLGNTMVLAGTKIEVEKPYEDTPNQGNLIVNVELLPLAYETFEPGPPDENAIELARVVDRSLRDSKAIDLTKLTIEPGKSVWTVWLDVYVLDYGGNVLDACTLASVAALYNTKLYKVEQDANGIKVNKNEIIGKLPMNFPVVTVSVAKIDRYLVIDPDLDEETIMDAKISFSYTPDLRIVGIQKSGKGSIALQEIDQAENVARASAVKLLEELKKQLNI
- the rrp41 gene encoding exosome complex exonuclease Rrp41, with the translated sequence MRKVLQVERPKLILEDGRRLDGRKPDELRSIKIELGVLKNADGSAIFEMGNTKVIAAVYGPKEMHPRHLSLPDRAVLRVRYHMTPFSTDERKNPAPSRREIELSKVIREALESAVLVELFPRTAIDIFTEVLQADAGSRLVSLMAASLALADAGIPMRDLIAGVAVGKADGVIVLDLNEPEDMWGEADMPVAIMPSLGQVTLLQLNGNMTPEEFRQAFDLAVKGISTIYNLQKEALKSRYIEFKEEGV
- the rrp4 gene encoding exosome complex RNA-binding protein Rrp4 codes for the protein MSQQQKILLQPRSIVVPGELVAEGEFQIPWSPYILKVSNKYYSTVVGLFDVKDTQFEIIPLEGSFYYPKIGDIVIGLIEDVEIYGWVVDIKAPYKAYLPALNLLGRPVNVGEDLRRYLDVGDYIIARIENFDRTVDPVLSVKGKDLGRISNGTVIEIMPVKVPRVIGKNKSMYETLTSKSGCSMLVANNGRIWANCPSRLSEEILIEAIRKIENESHIKGLTDRIKQFIEEKLGEKSASGGEAKINT
- a CDS encoding ribosome assembly factor SBDS, whose translation is MTKERDYVIVKYESHGERFEILVKPKEALAFRSGKSISLSDIVVSDTIYKDVKKGLKASPAALKKVFGTTDFETIVKEILIKGELPVTAEQRKEMLESKRKQIVDFIHRNAVDPKTNLPIPPTRIEMAMEQARVQIDLNRDVEAQAMQIVKEISKIIPIKIARALLSIKVPPEYSSKVKTQLHNLGEVKKSNWLEDGTLIAELEIPAGAQQDVIDKLNNLTKGEVEVRVLQVR